Genomic DNA from Candidatus Zixiibacteriota bacterium:
GGGGCCGGATAATACCGGGCTTGTTGAACAAACGGGTCGACATAACCAGAGAAACTAAACCTCCGGTCAAGGACATTATCTATCTTCCCGCCCAACTTAAAATTCGATATCATGAATCCACACGCAATCGATACATCGTAGTAATCCTTCAGGCGTTGCTCATTGGCCTGGTCCAGGTATTCCTTACCGATGCCTGTCAGCTCTATTAGGAAGTACCGTCTACCCCGGCAGTCATACTTGATTTCTAAATCGTAGGTAAATTCGGGGACGCCGTTGATCTGGTTTCCGGCAAACTCCCCATTGCGGAGCCGGCTGGAATTGTAATTGAAATTTCCGGTCGCAGAAAAGTGATCAATAATCTCTCGCGAAATGCTCATTTCAAAACCGGAATGACATGATTTCCCAATATTGGTATAATTTAATCTTCCCAGATCAAAATCAATTTCATTGCTAATCAGATAATAGTAGTAATTTAGAGAGACTGAAAGAGAATTGCCGCCAACCGCTCTCAGTCCGGCCTCATAACAATTACCTTTCTGTGACTTGAGCGAGCTGTTCGAAATAAGAGTATATTGCCCGGCATAAGGATTGAATACCGGCGGAGAGTCATAAAGATGAATTAATGTCGGCGATTTGAATGCTCCCACCACTGAAGCATAAATTGAGAAATTCTGCCCCAGCGCCGTACCAACGGCAGCCTTGGGCGTGCAGGCGAATTCATGCTGTCTGATTTGCCTGCTTCCAGGAATCGCCAAGGATTTCTTATAATCAAAGAATGTCCTGACGTTATCAACCCGTCCACCCAGAGATATAAACCACGGTCCCGAGATATAGAGAAGTCCATGAATGTATACAGAGGCAGTTGTTCTCCTGCCCATTCCGCCGGAAATCAACGGATTATCCCCGGAATCCGTCATTGCTTCAAAATATTCGGTTATCACTTCACCTTGCTCATAAGCTACACCGCCGACAATTCTTGCTGCACGCCCCAAGGCTACTCCATTATAACCCAAAGATACGTCTGCCCCAAAATCAGAGATTTTCGGCAGGTGTTGAAGCGGCGATCCAATGGTGACAACATCATCAGTTCTGGAAGACTTGAAATAAACCAGCGGTTTGATCTCAAAATTTTCAAGAATGGAAATGGCTGACGATAGCCCGGCGACAAAATGGTTCAACACGGTCTTATCCCGAAAGGAATTATGCGAAAGGTCGGTTGCCGCCGCCGTCCGGTTTTCCAGGAGTTCTTTTTCGGTCAATGCTCCGGGGTGTTCCTCGGCCGAATGATCATACGAAAATATTCCCATCAACGACGCTTTGCTCGAGAACTCTTTGTCCACTCTGAGCGACAATTTTTCCGACAGATAGGCGCTATGCTGGCGCCATCCGTCACTTTTGCGCCGGGTCGCAGAAGTACTGACCGACCACCCGGGCACAAACTTGCTTATCCGGCCTGTAATACCCGCAGAATGATATGAGCCGGCGGCAAGCGACATATCTGCAACTGAGCCGGAACCATTGGGGGCAGAGTATAGAGCGATTATGCCGCCAAATCCGAAATCGCCGTACTGGGCAGAGACCGGCCCCCGGACTGATTCAATCCGGGTCATATCTGAGACTTCAAATCCATTCCATTCCACAAGACCGGAAGAAATGTCATTAAGGGGAATACCTTCATAAGTGGCCATCAAATATTGCGTCTGGCCGCCACCATAGAATCCTCGCACATCGACATAGGACTGGCCCCATGTGTTTCCAGTGGGATATGAACGTACACCGGGCAGACTCCCGACCAATTGTCCCATTGAAGAATACCGCACACGCTCTTGCTCTGTGATATTCAGGATACTGGCCGAGGCAGGAACGCGGAATAGTGTCTGTGGAATTCTGTCGACTTGAACGACAACACCTTTAATTACGGTGGCCTGCGACGAATCAGGCTCTATCTCCTTGTCTTTGCCTGTAGACTGATTCTCTCCTCGCAGATTCGAAGATGGCACAATTATCAGCGACAGCACCAGAACATGGGCTGCGATAAATTGTGAAAATGTTGGCCACCTGAGCATCGGTCACCTCCGGATAAGACCCTACGAAATTGGCAGAACCAAATTATGGGTGCCTTACGTGTACGATTCCCTGATGTAATTGCGACTAATATAGCCATATTTTTGAATGTGTCAACGATCTTTGATTGTCTTGCCCCCCGGTAGAGAGAAATATCTTGACAAGATGACGAAGGCTTGATAATTTAAATATCAAAGATTTTGTCGGGTGTCAGAGCATGCCCCAAAAAATCTGAACATATTGTAACCTCGATTGGACGTTTTTATCTTGGTGTCATGCCGTCCAAGGGTCTTTAAAAGTCTGT
This window encodes:
- a CDS encoding TonB-dependent receptor; the protein is MLRWPTFSQFIAAHVLVLSLIIVPSSNLRGENQSTGKDKEIEPDSSQATVIKGVVVQVDRIPQTLFRVPASASILNITEQERVRYSSMGQLVGSLPGVRSYPTGNTWGQSYVDVRGFYGGGQTQYLMATYEGIPLNDISSGLVEWNGFEVSDMTRIESVRGPVSAQYGDFGFGGIIALYSAPNGSGSVADMSLAAGSYHSAGITGRISKFVPGWSVSTSATRRKSDGWRQHSAYLSEKLSLRVDKEFSSKASLMGIFSYDHSAEEHPGALTEKELLENRTAAATDLSHNSFRDKTVLNHFVAGLSSAISILENFEIKPLVYFKSSRTDDVVTIGSPLQHLPKISDFGADVSLGYNGVALGRAARIVGGVAYEQGEVITEYFEAMTDSGDNPLISGGMGRRTTASVYIHGLLYISGPWFISLGGRVDNVRTFFDYKKSLAIPGSRQIRQHEFACTPKAAVGTALGQNFSIYASVVGAFKSPTLIHLYDSPPVFNPYAGQYTLISNSSLKSQKGNCYEAGLRAVGGNSLSVSLNYYYYLISNEIDFDLGRLNYTNIGKSCHSGFEMSISREIIDHFSATGNFNYNSSRLRNGEFAGNQINGVPEFTYDLEIKYDCRGRRYFLIELTGIGKEYLDQANEQRLKDYYDVSIACGFMISNFKLGGKIDNVLDRRFSFSGYVDPFVQQARYYPAPERNFMITISASI